The Sulfurihydrogenibium sp. YO3AOP1 genome has a window encoding:
- a CDS encoding MATE family efflux transporter encodes MLNQDTKKILSLAVPAALSNFLDIVQVLIDMIMLGRVSPSAIASAGISMQFLGLLYAMMATFSVGTSVVISRYIGAKQYSQSNKTAFSISVFSLLLSIPFTILGFFFSKYIFMFMAGSDEVIRLGQEYFSILALTFPVLFMEMAIYSAFNAAGDTKTPLKIVIVANIINTVLAYGLIFGNFGFPRLEVKGAAIATAISYYISFFMYLYVINSKHSKIRFEFDFLLEEVKKIFKIGVPSGFERTLTYFSFLLFVKIIADYGIYTLAGYQVGLRIEGLAFMPGFGFTIAAMTLVGQSLGSNNPQQAEAYAKEIIKIASIFMGLMGVVMVIFPEYLAMVFTNDKKTIEEASLYLRIVGLTQIPLAIGFVLSGVLRGAGATKTTLYINTFSLWVLRIIPAYILSKIFGNILFVYLAMFLETYLKAAILWYFFKKGDWKKIKV; translated from the coding sequence ATGCTAAATCAAGACACAAAAAAGATTTTATCTTTGGCAGTTCCTGCTGCTTTAAGTAATTTTTTAGATATCGTTCAAGTGCTTATAGATATGATCATGCTTGGAAGGGTTTCTCCTTCTGCCATCGCGTCAGCCGGCATATCTATGCAGTTTTTAGGGCTTTTGTATGCAATGATGGCTACTTTTTCAGTAGGTACTTCTGTTGTAATTTCGCGATACATCGGAGCAAAGCAGTACTCACAGTCAAACAAAACTGCCTTTTCTATCTCTGTTTTTTCTTTACTGCTATCTATTCCATTTACAATCTTAGGCTTTTTCTTTTCTAAGTATATTTTTATGTTTATGGCAGGTTCTGATGAAGTAATCAGACTTGGTCAAGAGTATTTTTCTATATTGGCTTTAACCTTTCCGGTTTTATTCATGGAGATGGCTATATACTCTGCATTTAATGCAGCAGGAGACACAAAAACGCCTTTAAAGATAGTAATCGTTGCAAACATTATAAACACGGTGCTTGCTTATGGACTGATATTTGGGAATTTTGGATTTCCAAGGCTTGAAGTCAAAGGTGCTGCCATTGCCACAGCCATAAGCTATTACATAAGCTTTTTTATGTATCTGTATGTGATAAACTCAAAACATTCAAAAATTAGATTTGAATTTGATTTTTTGCTTGAAGAAGTTAAGAAGATTTTTAAAATTGGCGTTCCAAGTGGTTTTGAAAGGACTTTAACATACTTTTCTTTTTTGCTTTTTGTAAAGATAATAGCAGATTATGGAATTTATACACTTGCAGGTTATCAGGTAGGTCTGAGGATAGAAGGGCTTGCGTTCATGCCGGGTTTTGGTTTTACAATCGCAGCAATGACCCTTGTAGGTCAAAGTCTTGGATCTAACAATCCACAGCAGGCAGAAGCATATGCAAAAGAGATAATAAAGATTGCTTCTATTTTCATGGGTCTTATGGGTGTTGTGATGGTAATCTTTCCTGAGTATTTAGCTATGGTGTTTACAAATGATAAAAAAACAATAGAAGAGGCTTCTTTATATTTAAGGATAGTAGGACTAACTCAAATTCCTTTAGCGATAGGGTTTGTTTTAAGCGGTGTTTTAAGAGGTGCAGGAGCTACGAAAACAACATTATACATAAATACATTTTCTTTATGGGTTTTAAGAATCATTCCGGCTTACATACTTTCAAAAATTTTTGGAAATATTTTATTTGTGTATTTAGCAATGTTTTTAGAAACATACTTAAAAGCAGCTATACTTTGGTATTTCTTTAAAAAAGGCGATTGGAAAAAGATTAAAGTTTAG
- a CDS encoding class I SAM-dependent methyltransferase, protein MQDRERWNQKYLSGFSAEKEPSEIVKNFYHLAKIGMALDIAAGLGRNSLFLAEKGFIVDAVDVSDVAIEKLKTLHPNINPIHQDLKIYRPDKDRYDLIININFLERILFPYIKEALKKDGVLIFETFLEGSPSKNSDFLLRKNELLHSFLSLEIVFYQEKEVITCKNEKAYKAYLVATKRC, encoded by the coding sequence ATGCAAGACAGGGAAAGGTGGAATCAAAAGTATTTAAGCGGTTTTTCGGCAGAAAAAGAGCCATCAGAAATTGTCAAAAACTTTTATCATTTGGCAAAGATAGGAATGGCACTTGACATTGCAGCGGGTTTAGGCAGGAACTCTTTATTCTTGGCAGAAAAAGGCTTTATAGTTGATGCTGTTGATGTTTCTGATGTAGCAATTGAAAAGCTAAAAACATTACATCCAAACATTAATCCAATTCATCAAGATTTAAAAATTTATAGACCGGATAAAGATAGATACGATTTGATAATCAATATAAACTTTTTAGAAAGAATCTTATTTCCATACATTAAAGAAGCTTTAAAGAAAGATGGCGTTTTAATTTTTGAAACTTTCCTTGAAGGAAGTCCATCAAAAAACAGTGATTTTTTACTTAGAAAAAATGAGCTATTACATAGCTTTTTATCTTTGGAAATAGTATTCTATCAAGAAAAAGAAGTTATTACTTGTAAAAATGAAAAAGCATACAAGGCTTATTTGGTTGCAACAAAAAGATGCTAA
- a CDS encoding HAD-IIIA family hydrolase — protein MRYEQIIEKAKKIKWFVFDVDGVLTDGKIIYDSEGKEIKMFCVKDGIGIHMLNMVGIKTAIITGRSSEVVEKRARELNITEVFQNSSNKLIHYNELKEKYNLKDEEILYIGDDIVDIPVLKRVGFGATVPSAPEDVKKYAIYITNKEGGNGAVREVIDLVLKIQGKYDEIIKKYCEI, from the coding sequence TTGAGATACGAGCAAATCATAGAAAAAGCTAAAAAAATAAAATGGTTCGTTTTTGATGTAGATGGAGTTTTAACTGATGGAAAAATTATCTACGACTCAGAAGGCAAGGAAATAAAAATGTTTTGTGTAAAAGATGGAATAGGTATTCATATGCTTAATATGGTTGGTATAAAAACAGCCATCATTACAGGCAGAAGTTCAGAAGTAGTAGAGAAAAGAGCAAGGGAGTTAAACATTACAGAAGTTTTTCAAAACTCTTCAAATAAATTAATTCATTACAATGAGCTTAAAGAAAAGTATAATCTTAAAGATGAAGAAATTTTGTACATTGGAGATGATATTGTTGATATTCCAGTATTAAAAAGGGTTGGATTTGGGGCGACTGTTCCGTCTGCACCGGAAGATGTTAAAAAGTATGCTATTTATATTACTAATAAAGAAGGTGGGAATGGAGCTGTTAGGGAAGTTATAGACTTGGTTTTAAAAATTCAAGGTAAGTATGATGAAATCATAAAAAAATACTGTGAGATTTAG
- the dapE gene encoding succinyl-diaminopimelate desuccinylase, with product MITDSEKQKLIDYTVKLVNIPSVIGNEKEIADFVEDFLKNYNLNIIRHNNSIIAYDNLEPSKKTIGFIGHLDTVPGTNDFTGQIIEDKIYGLGASDMKGGLAVMMALIDHFSDKEKSYNAIYVFYEKEEGPYVDNGLEPLLSQYNIIQKSDLAFALEPTNNVVQVGCLGTMHASVIFEGKRAHSARPWQGENAIHKSVNFLKRLSEFGIKEYDFHGIKYYEVMNATMVSFSGGRNIIPDKFEINVNYRFAPGKSIEQAKEELLNLVNNEAKVEFTDVAPSGNVCLDNPILKDFISKYNLPIEAKQAWTDVARLSLYGIDAVNFGPGDPAQAHQKNEYIPIKNLFDSYEIFKDFLSR from the coding sequence TTGATTACAGACTCAGAAAAACAAAAACTTATTGACTATACAGTAAAGCTTGTTAACATTCCGTCTGTTATAGGCAATGAAAAAGAAATAGCAGACTTTGTAGAAGATTTTTTGAAAAATTACAATCTAAACATCATCAGACACAACAATTCTATAATAGCTTACGATAATTTAGAACCATCAAAAAAGACGATCGGATTTATCGGTCATCTTGACACAGTACCTGGAACAAATGATTTTACAGGTCAAATAATAGAAGATAAAATATACGGACTTGGTGCAAGTGATATGAAAGGTGGTCTTGCTGTTATGATGGCTTTGATAGACCATTTTTCTGATAAAGAAAAATCATACAATGCTATCTATGTGTTCTATGAAAAAGAAGAAGGTCCTTATGTAGATAATGGATTAGAGCCATTATTATCACAATATAATATCATTCAAAAATCAGATTTAGCTTTTGCCTTAGAGCCAACTAATAACGTCGTGCAGGTTGGATGTCTTGGAACGATGCATGCATCGGTAATTTTTGAAGGAAAAAGAGCACATTCAGCAAGACCATGGCAGGGAGAGAATGCAATCCATAAATCTGTAAACTTTCTAAAAAGACTTTCTGAGTTTGGAATAAAAGAATATGATTTTCACGGAATTAAATACTACGAAGTTATGAACGCTACAATGGTTAGCTTTTCCGGCGGAAGGAATATAATTCCGGATAAATTTGAGATAAATGTAAATTACAGATTTGCACCGGGTAAGTCAATAGAGCAGGCGAAAGAAGAGCTTTTAAATCTTGTAAACAACGAAGCGAAGGTAGAGTTTACAGACGTTGCACCATCCGGCAATGTTTGTCTTGATAATCCAATCTTAAAAGATTTTATATCTAAGTATAATCTGCCAATAGAAGCAAAGCAGGCTTGGACAGATGTTGCAAGGCTATCCTTATACGGAATTGATGCTGTAAACTTTGGACCCGGAGACCCGGCTCAAGCACATCAAAAAAATGAATACATTCCTATAAAAAACTTATTTGATAGTTATGAAATTTTCAAAGATTTTCTAAGTCGTTAA
- a CDS encoding CDP-alcohol phosphatidyltransferase family protein — MNLPNLLTLLRIILVPVFITFLWYNMPLFALITFAIAGLTDAVDGYLARKYNQETQLGKILDPIADKTLLVSAFVFIFNSDLFIKFPFWFILLAISRDIYILAGSFLIYLIKGSLRVRPSFFGKMTTFLQIFTVIYTLISNVFPNLYNHLFYESALIITFIVMVLSLLTYTYDGIKQLNDLENL, encoded by the coding sequence ATGAATCTGCCTAACCTTCTTACACTTTTAAGAATAATCCTTGTTCCTGTTTTTATAACATTTCTTTGGTACAACATGCCTCTTTTTGCCTTAATAACTTTTGCTATTGCTGGTTTAACAGATGCAGTAGATGGTTATCTTGCAAGAAAGTATAATCAAGAAACACAGCTTGGCAAAATTCTTGACCCAATAGCAGACAAAACTCTACTCGTTTCGGCTTTTGTATTCATTTTTAACTCGGATTTATTTATAAAATTTCCTTTTTGGTTTATCTTATTAGCAATATCAAGAGATATTTATATCCTTGCAGGAAGTTTTTTGATTTATCTAATCAAAGGAAGTTTAAGAGTCAGACCTTCTTTTTTTGGAAAAATGACAACTTTCTTACAAATATTTACAGTAATTTATACCCTAATTTCAAATGTTTTTCCAAATCTTTATAACCATTTATTTTATGAATCAGCTTTAATCATAACTTTTATTGTTATGGTTTTATCTCTGCTGACTTATACTTATGACGGCATTAAACAGCTTAACGACTTAGAAAATCTTTGA
- the rfaE2 gene encoding D-glycero-beta-D-manno-heptose 1-phosphate adenylyltransferase — translation MDYLDIIQKEREKGKKIVFTNGCFDIIHAGHVDYLEKAKSLGDFLVVGLNSDESVKRLKGPTRPVNPVEQRKKVLQALKPVDLVIVFEEDTPERLIKEIKPDVLVKGGDWKIENIVGADFVMSYGGKVYTIDFVYDTSTTKIIEKVKNESA, via the coding sequence ATGGACTATTTAGATATTATCCAAAAAGAAAGAGAGAAAGGAAAGAAAATCGTATTTACAAATGGATGTTTTGACATTATCCATGCCGGACATGTAGATTATTTAGAGAAAGCAAAATCTCTTGGAGATTTTCTTGTCGTTGGATTAAACAGTGATGAGTCTGTAAAAAGATTAAAAGGACCGACCAGACCGGTAAATCCGGTAGAGCAAAGAAAAAAAGTCTTACAAGCTTTAAAACCGGTAGATTTGGTTATTGTTTTTGAAGAAGATACCCCTGAAAGGCTAATAAAAGAAATTAAACCGGATGTGCTTGTAAAAGGTGGAGATTGGAAGATAGAAAATATTGTTGGTGCAGATTTTGTCATGTCTTATGGTGGCAAGGTTTATACAATAGACTTTGTTTATGACACCTCTACAACAAAGATTATAGAAAAAGTAAAAAATGAATCTGCCTAA
- a CDS encoding SPOR domain-containing protein has product MEDRDLKAAVQQIKKKRKKEMMERLIIFLSGLLITLVFIALGLNYYSKSEKTISEPDIKVATNLEKPATPPQQIQAQPQPTQPPQQPTAESQPPQPKQEEQPAGQSNVKPEEAKKPAQEKEPSKEQLAKEQPKEEKPKPSEKQPEKPKSEEKQQTVQKQTEKPKQQEKAISKEQPKEEKPKQPAIAAKVEKNKEESKPVKYQQPKESKKVDSKEITSLISSGGFSIQVGAFSTREKAEIEKTKYPNAYIIEENGLHKVLVGKFKTEKEARDYQREHDIKGFIKRVGS; this is encoded by the coding sequence ATGGAAGACAGAGACTTAAAAGCAGCTGTTCAGCAGATAAAGAAAAAAAGAAAAAAAGAAATGATGGAAAGATTGATTATATTCCTTTCAGGATTATTGATAACTCTTGTTTTCATAGCTCTTGGATTAAATTATTACTCTAAGTCAGAAAAAACAATATCTGAACCAGATATAAAAGTAGCAACAAACTTAGAAAAACCGGCAACGCCACCACAACAAATTCAAGCACAACCACAACCTACCCAGCCACCACAGCAACCAACCGCTGAATCTCAACCACCACAACCTAAGCAAGAAGAACAGCCGGCAGGACAGTCAAACGTAAAACCTGAAGAAGCTAAAAAACCGGCTCAAGAAAAAGAACCATCCAAAGAACAATTAGCTAAAGAGCAGCCAAAAGAAGAAAAACCTAAACCATCTGAAAAACAACCTGAAAAACCAAAATCAGAAGAAAAACAACAAACAGTACAAAAACAAACCGAAAAACCTAAACAGCAAGAAAAAGCTATTTCTAAAGAACAACCAAAAGAAGAAAAACCTAAACAACCTGCAATAGCTGCAAAAGTAGAAAAAAATAAAGAAGAATCTAAGCCTGTAAAATATCAGCAGCCAAAAGAAAGTAAGAAAGTTGATAGCAAAGAGATAACTTCATTAATATCATCCGGTGGATTTTCTATTCAAGTAGGAGCATTTTCAACAAGAGAAAAGGCCGAAATAGAAAAAACAAAATATCCTAATGCTTACATCATAGAAGAAAATGGACTTCATAAAGTGTTGGTTGGAAAGTTTAAAACTGAAAAAGAAGCAAGAGATTATCAAAGAGAACATGATATAAAAGGCTTTATTAAAAGAGTTGGAAGTTAA
- the argS gene encoding arginine--tRNA ligase, giving the protein MKQEIRDKILNILKQNNLLFEGVEDKIKIESPKEEKFGDLSTNAAFILSKNLNKKPFEVANQLKALFEKDPYFEKVEVAGGGFINLFISDAFYHQILNKAIEEKDEFGKAKEKNKGKTNIEYVSANPTGPLHLGHGRGAVVGNILSNLYDYIGYKVEREFYINDAGNQIKKLGMSVYARFRQIEEPSYPFPEDGYHGEYIKDIAKELYHYEREKILSFLDEEEAIEFCAEYAKNFLLDEIKKDLKLIGVEFDIWYSERHLYEHGKVEQALKFLESKGLIYEKDGALWLKTSLYGDEKDRVIRKSDGSYTYFAADIAYHYDKYLRNYDFIINVWGADHHGYFPRLKAAIMAFGVKEDWINVLFIQLVKLFNNGEEVKMSKRSGDFITLRELVEEVGKDAVIYFFASKDPNTHLNFDIDIALKKSNENPVFYVQYAHARISSVFREAQQRFNFNPEEDFEADLSLLKEDLERSLMKYISTIPDEIYDATIKNQPHKITNITYELASRLHKYYYYHKFLIENDEKLMKARLYLLKAVRNVLRALFKIMGITPVERM; this is encoded by the coding sequence GTGAAGCAGGAGATTAGAGATAAAATCTTAAACATTCTTAAACAAAACAATCTTTTATTTGAAGGTGTTGAAGATAAAATAAAAATAGAGTCTCCAAAAGAAGAAAAATTCGGCGACCTATCAACAAATGCAGCATTCATACTTAGCAAAAACCTAAACAAAAAACCTTTTGAAGTTGCAAACCAGCTAAAAGCACTCTTTGAAAAAGACCCTTATTTTGAAAAAGTAGAAGTAGCAGGCGGTGGATTTATAAATCTTTTTATTTCTGATGCTTTTTACCATCAAATCTTAAACAAAGCAATTGAAGAAAAAGATGAGTTTGGAAAAGCAAAAGAAAAAAACAAAGGAAAGACAAACATTGAATATGTTAGCGCAAATCCAACCGGACCACTCCATTTAGGACATGGTAGAGGTGCAGTAGTAGGTAACATACTCTCAAATCTTTATGATTACATCGGATATAAAGTTGAAAGGGAATTTTATATAAATGATGCAGGAAATCAGATTAAAAAGCTTGGAATGTCTGTCTATGCAAGATTTAGACAAATAGAAGAACCAAGTTATCCATTTCCGGAAGATGGCTATCATGGAGAGTATATAAAAGATATAGCAAAAGAGCTTTATCATTATGAAAGAGAAAAAATACTATCTTTCTTAGATGAAGAAGAGGCGATAGAATTTTGTGCTGAGTATGCCAAGAACTTTTTGCTTGATGAGATAAAAAAAGATTTAAAGCTTATCGGCGTTGAGTTTGATATCTGGTATAGTGAAAGACATTTATATGAACACGGAAAGGTAGAGCAGGCTTTAAAATTTTTAGAAAGTAAAGGGTTAATCTATGAAAAAGATGGAGCTTTATGGCTAAAAACATCTCTCTATGGAGATGAAAAAGACAGAGTAATAAGAAAATCTGACGGAAGCTATACATATTTTGCCGCAGATATAGCATATCATTACGATAAGTATTTGAGAAACTACGATTTTATAATAAACGTGTGGGGAGCAGACCATCACGGATACTTCCCAAGATTAAAAGCCGCAATCATGGCTTTTGGTGTAAAAGAAGATTGGATAAATGTACTGTTTATTCAGCTTGTTAAGCTTTTTAATAACGGCGAAGAAGTGAAAATGTCAAAAAGGTCAGGAGACTTTATAACACTTAGAGAGCTTGTAGAAGAAGTAGGAAAGGACGCGGTTATCTATTTCTTCGCATCAAAGGACCCAAACACACACTTAAACTTTGACATAGACATTGCACTTAAAAAAAGCAATGAAAACCCAGTATTCTATGTCCAATACGCCCATGCAAGAATAAGCAGCGTTTTTAGAGAAGCTCAGCAACGATTTAACTTTAACCCAGAAGAAGATTTTGAGGCTGATTTGTCTTTATTAAAAGAAGATTTAGAAAGAAGTTTGATGAAGTATATTTCAACCATTCCGGATGAAATTTATGATGCAACCATAAAAAACCAGCCACACAAAATAACCAACATTACTTATGAGCTTGCGTCAAGATTACACAAATATTATTACTATCATAAGTTTTTGATAGAAAATGACGAAAAGTTAATGAAAGCAAGACTATATTTATTAAAAGCGGTTAGAAATGTTTTAAGAGCTTTATTTAAAATAATGGGTATAACACCTGTTGAGAGGATGTGA
- a CDS encoding recombination protein O N-terminal domain-containing protein, with product METVYKDEAIVLNRKFVGEKDLTITVYTKKSGKESIYIQNGQYLKNMPYSILSPFCWFKAVLIKIKDKLIISEIDSYKQIGYYISQDIEKFEAGFNIINFTYKLAPHQDEKIFILLKKSLYFLTISKLPKLLEILFLLKITYLNGELDLKRLDLNSKEFDFLKGLMEKSIKEASQIEIENVEFLESLRSKLIRELIRE from the coding sequence ATGGAAACTGTCTATAAAGATGAAGCTATTGTTTTAAATAGAAAATTCGTAGGCGAAAAAGATTTAACTATTACTGTATACACAAAAAAATCCGGAAAAGAAAGCATATACATTCAAAACGGTCAGTATCTAAAAAATATGCCTTATTCAATACTTTCTCCATTTTGTTGGTTTAAAGCTGTGCTGATCAAAATAAAAGACAAGCTCATCATATCTGAGATAGACTCTTACAAGCAAATCGGCTACTACATAAGCCAAGATATAGAAAAATTTGAAGCAGGATTTAACATTATTAACTTTACATACAAGCTTGCACCACATCAAGATGAGAAAATCTTTATTCTTTTAAAAAAGAGTTTGTATTTTTTAACCATTTCTAAACTTCCAAAACTTCTTGAAATTTTGTTTCTTTTAAAGATAACCTACCTAAACGGAGAGCTTGATTTAAAGAGATTGGATTTAAACAGTAAAGAGTTTGATTTTTTAAAAGGTTTGATGGAAAAAAGCATAAAGGAAGCATCACAGATAGAGATAGAGAATGTAGAGTTTTTAGAGAGTTTACGAAGCAAGTTGATAAGGGAGTTGATTAGGGAGTAG
- a CDS encoding bifunctional 3'-5' exonuclease/DNA polymerase, translated as MMDINYITQENQLESLKVLQDTPYLYLDTEVMIKDFENIDFFNDKIRLIQIGDEENTFVIDLLKINPEVVKNHIQNLIENKGIIGHNLKFDLKFLKTNLNILPKIVFDTMIASQILAKGDSNQRHSLSASAKRFVSLDVDKTYQKSPWWAKDLSSEQIEYAAKDIDTLRHLFKEEKNQLNQDNLHKKASGETFKVFGVINPVAALEMAFLPALVEIELSGIPIDEEEAKKLLKQKESEFQSDYMKFKIKTGADPFSPQQVVNYLTNKLKIKLPKTEKGSFSSQDVFLKDYEDIEEVRLLLKLRADKKIIDKIKEILQFTRNERVYGEFKQIGAATGRMSSLRPNLQNIPKNLKYLFKPKEGYKFIVADYSQIELRIAAQYTKDENMITAFNEGKDLHKLTASIITGKSYDEITKEERQLAKAINFGLIYGMSPKSLVEYAKANYGVSISLQEAKKFHENYFKFYKSFKDWHDKVKEHLDKHRSIELETLLGRKLIAYKFTDAVNYPIQGSGSDLLKMAVVFFFKERNDLDAKVVNLVHDEILVEVAAKDIEKAKEVLSSSMEKAGKLILKDVPVAFEMVVSDSWNKG; from the coding sequence ATGATGGATATAAACTACATCACACAAGAAAATCAGCTTGAAAGTCTAAAAGTATTACAAGATACGCCTTATCTGTATTTAGATACAGAAGTAATGATAAAAGATTTTGAAAACATAGATTTTTTCAATGATAAAATCAGGCTTATTCAAATTGGTGATGAAGAGAATACTTTTGTCATTGACTTACTAAAGATAAATCCTGAAGTGGTTAAAAATCATATTCAAAACCTGATAGAAAATAAAGGAATTATCGGACATAACTTAAAGTTTGACTTAAAATTTTTAAAAACAAATTTGAACATACTCCCAAAAATCGTTTTTGATACTATGATAGCATCTCAGATATTGGCAAAAGGAGACAGCAATCAAAGGCATTCTCTATCAGCATCTGCAAAAAGATTTGTCAGCTTAGATGTAGATAAAACATATCAAAAATCACCTTGGTGGGCAAAAGACCTTTCATCTGAACAGATAGAATACGCAGCAAAAGATATAGATACATTAAGACATCTTTTTAAAGAAGAGAAAAATCAATTAAATCAAGATAATTTGCATAAAAAGGCATCAGGAGAAACTTTTAAAGTTTTTGGTGTGATTAATCCGGTAGCAGCACTTGAAATGGCTTTTCTTCCGGCACTCGTAGAGATTGAACTCTCAGGCATTCCAATAGATGAAGAAGAGGCAAAAAAACTTCTAAAACAAAAAGAATCTGAATTTCAATCTGACTATATGAAATTTAAAATAAAAACAGGAGCAGACCCATTTTCTCCACAGCAGGTGGTAAACTATCTAACAAACAAACTTAAAATCAAATTACCAAAAACAGAAAAAGGTTCGTTTTCATCTCAAGATGTATTCTTAAAAGACTATGAAGATATAGAAGAAGTCAGACTGCTTTTAAAACTAAGAGCAGACAAAAAAATAATCGATAAAATCAAAGAGATATTACAATTTACAAGAAACGAAAGGGTTTACGGAGAGTTTAAGCAGATTGGAGCAGCAACAGGAAGAATGTCATCACTTCGTCCAAACCTTCAAAACATACCAAAAAATCTTAAATATCTGTTTAAACCTAAGGAAGGATATAAGTTTATAGTGGCTGACTACTCTCAGATTGAGCTAAGAATTGCTGCCCAGTATACAAAAGATGAAAACATGATTACCGCCTTTAATGAAGGTAAAGACCTACACAAGCTTACAGCTTCAATCATTACAGGAAAAAGTTATGATGAAATCACAAAGGAAGAAAGACAACTTGCAAAGGCTATAAACTTTGGTTTAATCTATGGAATGTCTCCAAAGTCGCTAGTAGAGTATGCAAAGGCTAATTATGGCGTCAGTATATCTCTTCAGGAAGCTAAAAAATTTCATGAAAATTATTTTAAATTTTACAAATCTTTTAAAGATTGGCATGACAAAGTTAAAGAACATCTTGATAAACACAGGTCTATTGAGCTTGAAACGTTGCTTGGTAGAAAGCTAATAGCATACAAATTTACAGACGCAGTTAACTATCCAATTCAAGGCTCAGGCAGTGATTTATTAAAAATGGCTGTTGTGTTTTTCTTTAAAGAAAGAAACGATTTAGATGCGAAGGTTGTTAACCTTGTTCATGATGAAATCCTGGTAGAAGTTGCTGCAAAAGATATAGAAAAGGCAAAAGAGGTTTTATCTTCATCTATGGAAAAAGCAGGAAAATTAATTTTAAAAGATGTTCCAGTTGCTTTTGAAATGGTTGTTTCTGATAGTTGGAATAAGGGGTAA
- a CDS encoding nicotinamidase produces the protein MRVKLTDRDALVVVDMQNDFMPYGVLPVKDADKIVPTINKYIEKFENKGLPVFFTRDWHPENHISFKGFGGIWPPHCVQNTEGAKFHPDLKIPLDNKFIISKGFLQDFDAYSGFQNTVLDSLLKERGIKRIFVCGVATDFCVKNTAIGGVNLGYQVFLLTDAIKPVFEDKEKEVIDSLLEKTVVAVELEDLE, from the coding sequence ATGAGAGTAAAGCTTACAGATAGAGACGCTTTAGTTGTAGTTGATATGCAAAATGATTTTATGCCGTATGGAGTTTTGCCTGTAAAAGATGCTGACAAAATCGTTCCAACGATAAACAAATACATAGAAAAATTTGAAAATAAAGGACTTCCTGTTTTCTTTACAAGAGATTGGCATCCGGAAAATCATATATCTTTTAAAGGATTTGGCGGAATATGGCCTCCTCATTGCGTTCAAAATACAGAAGGTGCAAAGTTTCATCCAGACTTAAAAATTCCATTAGACAACAAATTTATCATTTCAAAAGGTTTTTTACAAGATTTTGATGCTTACTCAGGTTTTCAAAATACAGTTTTAGATAGCTTATTAAAAGAAAGAGGAATAAAAAGAATATTTGTTTGTGGTGTGGCAACAGATTTTTGTGTAAAAAACACAGCTATTGGCGGTGTAAATCTTGGATATCAAGTATTTTTACTAACTGATGCGATTAAGCCGGTTTTTGAAGATAAAGAGAAAGAAGTGATAGACAGTCTTTTAGAAAAAACAGTTGTAGCAGTAGAGCTTGAAGATTTAGAATGA
- a CDS encoding TraR/DksA C4-type zinc finger protein yields the protein MQHLTPEQIEELKNILLEWRNQLIEDTKRNTGEALSFEGADEMERAEAETSRILTLRNLDRERKLLKRIEQTLQKIEYGVYGICESCGAEIPYERLKVRPIASLCIKCKEKQEEEEEK from the coding sequence ATGCAACACCTTACACCTGAGCAAATAGAGGAGCTTAAAAATATCTTACTTGAATGGAGAAATCAGCTGATAGAAGATACAAAAAGAAACACAGGAGAAGCTCTTTCATTCGAAGGTGCTGATGAGATGGAAAGAGCAGAGGCTGAGACTTCAAGAATCTTAACACTTCGCAATCTTGACAGAGAAAGAAAGCTTTTAAAAAGAATAGAACAAACCTTACAAAAAATAGAGTATGGCGTTTATGGAATATGTGAATCATGCGGTGCCGAGATTCCATACGAAAGATTGAAAGTAAGACCTATTGCTTCTTTATGTATAAAATGTAAAGAAAAACAAGAAGAGGAAGAAGAAAAATGA